The Halobacterium sp. CBA1132 genome has a segment encoding these proteins:
- a CDS encoding MMPL family transporter, translated as MSRIGDIAALVTKHSKAAIAIMLVLTLVVGAGAPMVSQSSSLDQFQTQSDESQKLDYIEENFTSGPDNTTTVQIVVRDGNVLTKNALVGTLEYERALYDNETINETLASDSAITGIANVVATASIQQEEGRELQTTLREFEQLNQTVQSERAALEQRATELNATAESLRAELTFLRQNPGASVSAAFDRVRANSSVTLTDSHYATFEQAASDLRSASSQSEVEAAYRLGTQGVLETEYAALEARSDELEAQAERLQELGDELQTQRAEFENASDASLDEQLTQLRSLNDSQVESLVTTVLAGGQNGGNGQSVFGLMPTAYDPGSATAEATMLVATQQTDSEVPAGGQVTSDAIIDGQLAMQDLGEDRDQDYLVFGGGIISHEINTSMTDSLLIVGPLAILFVLVALAVAYRDVLDIVLGLFGIGAVLAWTFGFMGWADIPFNQIMIAVPVLLIGLSIDYAIHIFMRHREERLGATDDPDRPADPRGSMRVALAGVGVALVWVTATTVIGFLSNLTSPVPPIGDFGIVSSVGILAALLVFGVLIPALKVEIDSFLESRGWDRKKRAFGTGGGRFSEVLSFGSKAARKAPAIVLVITLLVTAAGAYGATNVDTSFNQQDFLAEDPADWMKDLPEPFAPGEYTAKSNLNYVNKRFSPENSQAQVLIEGDVATDSALQRIQAARDAAAEKNVTYTLANGEPAVQGPLSTMRSVAASNETFNATFNAADTDGDGVPDRNVEAVYDALYQTAPEQAGSYLHQTDDGYSAARLVVSTQGSASGDAITEQMRDVAEVASGDGLEATATGSAILNKIVQDQLLDTVIQSLLVTLVAVFAFLMATYRITDGSATLGAVTLLPVVLSVAWILGTMYVFSIPFNVLTGMITSLTVGLGVAYSIHLSERYMQELERTDTVWNAMRTAVTGTGGALLGSAATTVGGFGVLVFAILPPLQQFGVITGLTIVYAFLASVLVLPTLLVLWTKYFGPEDANFGGDGDDPDPPADDSDESTTDAETATAAAGADTTAGADAATRTLSRTLVQPGGTITATVTVPAREGRVVLTETVRGGTVTDYDTDPEPVDTVVDDDTVYVAWRLDGDAASLSYDVSVAETAPDGSDVELSGHVLADGDERAVGGDDGAAVVSDIFERVFAQAEVADADLAEASAAFEDGELTADQYDRVVREWARERPEGR; from the coding sequence GTGAGCCGTATCGGCGACATCGCCGCTCTCGTGACGAAACACAGCAAAGCAGCCATCGCAATCATGCTGGTGTTGACCCTCGTGGTCGGCGCCGGCGCGCCGATGGTCAGTCAGTCCTCGTCGCTGGACCAGTTCCAGACGCAGAGCGACGAGTCACAGAAACTCGACTACATCGAGGAGAACTTCACGTCGGGCCCGGATAACACGACGACCGTCCAAATCGTCGTCCGCGACGGCAACGTCCTCACGAAGAACGCACTCGTCGGCACGCTCGAATACGAGCGCGCGCTCTACGACAACGAGACAATCAACGAGACGCTGGCGAGCGACAGCGCCATCACCGGCATCGCGAACGTCGTCGCCACGGCGTCCATCCAGCAGGAGGAGGGTCGCGAACTCCAGACCACCCTCCGAGAGTTCGAGCAACTGAATCAGACCGTCCAGTCCGAACGGGCGGCGCTCGAACAGCGCGCGACCGAACTGAACGCGACTGCTGAGTCACTGCGCGCGGAACTCACGTTCCTCCGGCAGAACCCCGGCGCGAGCGTCAGCGCGGCGTTCGACCGGGTGCGCGCGAACTCCTCGGTGACCCTCACCGACAGCCACTACGCGACCTTCGAACAGGCCGCGAGTGACCTCCGGAGCGCGAGCAGCCAGTCCGAAGTCGAGGCAGCCTACCGACTCGGTACGCAGGGCGTCCTCGAAACGGAGTACGCGGCCCTCGAAGCTCGCTCGGACGAACTCGAAGCGCAGGCCGAGCGCCTCCAGGAACTCGGCGACGAGCTACAGACCCAGCGCGCGGAGTTCGAGAACGCCAGCGATGCGTCGCTGGACGAACAGCTCACGCAGCTCCGGTCGCTGAACGACTCACAGGTCGAGTCCCTGGTCACGACCGTGCTCGCAGGCGGGCAGAACGGCGGCAACGGCCAGTCCGTGTTCGGCCTGATGCCGACCGCCTACGACCCGGGTTCGGCCACCGCGGAGGCGACGATGCTCGTCGCCACCCAGCAGACCGACAGCGAAGTGCCGGCCGGCGGGCAGGTGACGAGTGACGCCATCATCGACGGCCAGCTCGCGATGCAGGACCTCGGCGAGGACCGCGACCAGGACTACCTCGTCTTCGGGGGCGGCATCATCAGCCACGAAATCAACACGTCGATGACCGACAGCCTGCTCATCGTCGGGCCGCTCGCCATTCTGTTCGTGCTCGTGGCGCTCGCGGTCGCGTACCGCGACGTCCTCGACATCGTGCTCGGCCTGTTCGGCATCGGCGCCGTCCTCGCGTGGACGTTCGGGTTCATGGGCTGGGCGGACATCCCGTTCAACCAGATCATGATCGCGGTGCCCGTGTTGCTCATCGGGCTCTCCATCGACTACGCGATTCACATATTCATGCGGCACCGCGAGGAACGCCTCGGTGCCACCGACGACCCCGACAGACCCGCCGACCCGCGCGGGTCGATGCGCGTCGCGCTCGCCGGCGTCGGCGTCGCGCTCGTGTGGGTGACCGCCACGACGGTCATCGGCTTCCTCTCGAATCTCACGAGCCCGGTGCCGCCAATCGGTGACTTCGGCATCGTCTCCAGCGTCGGCATCCTCGCCGCGCTGCTCGTGTTCGGCGTGCTGATTCCCGCGCTGAAAGTCGAAATCGACAGCTTCCTCGAGTCCCGCGGCTGGGACCGCAAGAAGCGCGCGTTCGGTACCGGCGGCGGCCGCTTCAGCGAAGTGCTGTCGTTCGGTTCGAAGGCCGCCCGGAAGGCGCCCGCTATCGTGCTCGTGATCACGCTGCTCGTGACCGCCGCGGGCGCGTACGGCGCGACGAACGTCGACACGTCGTTCAACCAGCAGGACTTCCTCGCGGAGGACCCCGCTGACTGGATGAAAGACCTCCCGGAGCCGTTCGCTCCCGGCGAGTACACGGCGAAGTCGAACCTGAACTACGTCAACAAGCGGTTCTCCCCGGAGAACTCGCAGGCGCAGGTGTTAATCGAGGGTGATGTCGCCACCGACAGCGCCCTCCAGCGGATTCAGGCGGCCCGTGACGCCGCCGCAGAGAAGAACGTCACGTACACGCTCGCGAACGGCGAGCCCGCTGTGCAGGGGCCGCTGTCGACGATGCGTTCGGTCGCAGCGTCCAACGAGACGTTCAACGCGACGTTCAACGCCGCGGACACCGACGGCGACGGCGTCCCGGACCGGAACGTCGAAGCCGTCTACGACGCGCTCTACCAGACCGCGCCCGAGCAAGCGGGCTCGTACCTCCACCAGACTGACGACGGATACAGCGCGGCGCGACTCGTCGTCTCCACGCAGGGGAGCGCGTCGGGCGACGCCATCACCGAACAGATGCGCGACGTCGCGGAGGTTGCCTCCGGGGACGGCCTCGAAGCCACCGCGACCGGCAGCGCCATCCTGAACAAAATCGTCCAAGACCAGCTGCTCGACACCGTCATCCAGAGCCTGCTGGTGACGCTCGTAGCTGTGTTCGCGTTCCTGATGGCGACCTACCGGATTACGGACGGGAGCGCGACCCTCGGTGCGGTCACGCTGCTGCCCGTGGTGTTGAGCGTCGCCTGGATTCTGGGGACGATGTACGTCTTCAGCATCCCGTTCAACGTGCTCACGGGGATGATTACGAGCCTCACTGTCGGGCTCGGGGTGGCGTACAGCATCCACCTCAGCGAGCGCTACATGCAGGAACTGGAGCGCACCGACACCGTCTGGAACGCGATGCGGACCGCAGTCACCGGCACTGGTGGCGCGCTCCTCGGGAGCGCCGCGACCACCGTCGGCGGGTTCGGCGTGCTCGTGTTCGCCATCCTGCCGCCGCTCCAGCAGTTCGGCGTCATCACCGGCCTCACCATCGTGTACGCGTTCCTCGCGTCCGTGCTGGTGTTGCCGACGCTGTTGGTCCTCTGGACGAAGTACTTCGGCCCCGAGGACGCGAACTTCGGCGGTGACGGGGACGACCCCGACCCGCCCGCAGACGACAGCGACGAGTCGACGACGGACGCCGAGACGGCGACGGCAGCGGCCGGCGCCGACACGACGGCGGGCGCAGACGCGGCGACACGGACGCTCAGCCGCACGCTCGTCCAGCCCGGCGGGACTATCACCGCGACGGTCACTGTCCCCGCCCGAGAGGGTCGCGTCGTGCTCACGGAGACGGTTCGCGGCGGCACCGTGACCGACTACGACACCGACCCCGAGCCGGTCGACACCGTCGTGGACGACGACACCGTCTACGTCGCGTGGCGCCTCGACGGCGACGCCGCGTCGCTCAGCTACGATGTCTCCGTCGCGGAGACAGCGCCCGACGGCTCCGACGTGGAACTCTCCGGGCACGTGCTCGCGGACGGCGACGAACGCGCTGTCGGCGGCGACGACGGGGCCGCGGTCGTCTCGGACATCTTCGAGCGCGTGTTCGCGCAGGCAGAGGTCGCCGACGCCGACCTCGCGGAAGCCAGCGCGGCGTTCGAGGACGGCGAACTGACGGCGGACCAGTACGACCGTGTGGTCCGGGAGTGGGCGCGTGAGCGCCCGGAGGGCCGATGA
- a CDS encoding DUF5684 domain-containing protein, protein MTFDSFLLPLQSSAGDAIGGLFALLFALVVLVAVVGGTWMTFSKAGEPGWAAIIPIYNLYVMLKIGGNEWWWLLLFLVPIVNIFVAVKMFVDIARSFGFGVLFGIGLWLLPVVFFPVLGFGDYEYHGPGGRGPGASGQLN, encoded by the coding sequence ATGACATTCGATAGCTTCCTGTTGCCCCTCCAGTCGAGCGCCGGGGACGCCATCGGCGGCCTCTTCGCCTTGCTCTTCGCGCTGGTCGTGTTGGTCGCCGTCGTCGGCGGCACGTGGATGACGTTCTCGAAGGCCGGGGAACCCGGCTGGGCCGCGATTATCCCGATATACAACCTCTACGTGATGCTCAAAATCGGCGGCAACGAGTGGTGGTGGCTGCTGTTGTTCCTCGTCCCCATCGTCAACATCTTCGTGGCCGTGAAGATGTTCGTCGACATCGCGAGGTCGTTCGGCTTCGGCGTCCTGTTCGGCATCGGCCTGTGGCTGCTGCCGGTCGTCTTCTTCCCGGTGCTGGGCTTCGGCGACTACGAGTACCACGGTCCGGGCGGACGCGGTCCCGGCGCGAGCGGCCAGCTCAACTGA
- a CDS encoding DUF309 domain-containing protein — MDDHTRDPGVAPPLGNPTGWLADRRVWEHATLRRATEHGVRLYNSDEFHESHDCFEDEWYNYGNGTTESAFLHGMVQVAAGAYKHYDFRDDDGMRSLFETSLQYLDGVPGDYYGVDVDDVRTTLRAALDDPTVLDGWGIRIDDAAPTAYPADYEYVEQLE; from the coding sequence CGCGACCCGGGCGTCGCGCCGCCGTTGGGGAACCCGACCGGCTGGCTCGCGGACCGACGGGTGTGGGAGCACGCGACGCTGCGGCGCGCGACCGAACACGGCGTCCGCCTCTACAACAGCGACGAGTTCCACGAGTCCCACGACTGCTTCGAGGACGAGTGGTACAACTACGGCAACGGCACCACGGAGTCGGCGTTCCTCCACGGGATGGTGCAGGTGGCGGCGGGCGCGTACAAGCACTACGACTTCCGCGACGACGACGGAATGCGCAGCCTCTTCGAGACGTCGCTGCAGTACCTCGACGGCGTGCCCGGGGACTACTACGGGGTGGACGTCGACGACGTGCGAACGACGCTACGCGCGGCCCTCGACGACCCGACCGTCCTCGACGGTTGGGGCATCCGTATCGACGACGCCGCGCCGACCGCGTATCCGGCGGACTACGAGTACGTCGAGCAGTTGGAGTGA